A window of Nicotiana tabacum cultivar K326 chromosome 24, ASM71507v2, whole genome shotgun sequence contains these coding sequences:
- the LOC107811069 gene encoding transcription factor bHLH25-like: MDKASILERATSLIRQLRERPETVLQCHLETKTNNEKGAPAVKKARISLPEVEVRSLEEEVLITVYCKKKYTGIIDEILSVIQKLHLTIKSSNFMPFGSTAMHITVIGQMNDELCETTDCLAEKLRQSILKM, encoded by the exons ATGGACAAGGCCTCAATACTTGAAAGAGCAACCAGTCTCATTAGACAACTACGTGAAAGGCCAGAAACAGTACTGCAATGTCATTTAGAGACCaaaaccaacaatgaaaaaggaGCTCCTGCAGTGAAGAAGGCAAGAATAAGTTTACCAGAAGTTGAAGTAAGAAGTTTAGAAGAGGAGGTGCTAATTACAGTCTACTGCAAGAAGAAATATACAGGAATTATTGATGAAATATTAAGTGTTATTCAGAAGCTTCATCTTACTATCAAAAGCAGCAATTTCATGCCATTTGGCAGCACAGCAATGCATATCACAGTTATTGGTCAG ATGAATGACGAGTTGTGTGAGACAACAGATTGTCTTGCTGAGAAATTACGACAGTCAATACTCAAAATGTAG
- the LOC107811066 gene encoding uncharacterized protein LOC107811066, whose protein sequence is MVVAWILNSLDREIRETVMYTESAEKLWKEIERRFGQASGIKIFQIYKKIFSISQGSSSISSYFKRIKKLWDELSFSVSYPDCVCGFKETYQRLDEEQKVHQFLMGLSESYSTIRRNILMMKPLPDVDSVYSMLINDESESGIQAHVPSLNSDFLAFYAGVQKPYSQRVNFDSQKASFDPSRKNNIICRYCKKPGHQIDKCYKLHGYPPGFQIKFKRTAAFAQVSDSQPIGHSENSAGDTKIVQSDGGNSSITKEQFDQLLSLLHSRTSRTSQEISVGSANFAGPFFEESSGSW, encoded by the exons ATGGTTGTAGCCTGGATCCTGAATAGTTTAGATAGGGAAATCAGGGAGACTGTGATGTACACTGAAAGTGCTGAAAAACTTTGGAAGGAGATTGAGCGTAGATTTGGTCAAGCTAGTGGAATTAAGATTTTTCAGATTTATAAGAAAATTTTCTCGATTTCCCAAGGTTCTTCAAGCATTTCAtcatattttaaaagaattaaaaAGCTTTGGGATGAGCTTTCTTTCTCTGTATCATATCCTGATTGTGTTTGTGGCTTCAAGGAGACCTACCAAAGGTTAGATGAAGAACAGAAGGTTCATCAATTTTTAATGGGTTTGAGCGAATCATATTCCACTATTAGGAGAAACATACTTATGATGAAGCCTTTACCTGATGTGGATAGTGTGTACTCGATGCTCATTAATGATGAGAGCGAGTCTGGTATTCAAGCTCATGTTCCATCTCTCAATTCTGATTTTCTTGCTTTCTATGCTGGTGTTCAGAAGCCATACTCTCAGAGAGTTAATTTTGACTCTCAAAAGGCTAGTTTTGACCCTTCCAGAAAGAACAATATTATTTGTCGATATTGCAAGAAGCCTGGTCATCAGATTGACAAATGCTACAAGCTTCATGGTTATCCTCCTGGTTTTCAGATTAAGTTCAAACGGACTGCAGCATTTGCTCAAGTGTCAGATTCTCAACCTATTGGACACTCTGAAAATTCTGCTGGTGATACTAAAATAGTTCAATCTGATGGTGGAAACTCCAGTATAACCAAGGAACAATTTGATCAATTGTTGAGTCTTCTGCATTCTCGTACTTCTAGGACATCACAAGAGATTTCTGTTGGTTCTGCTAACTTTGCAG GGCCCTTCTTTGAAGAATCCAGTGGCTCTTGGTAG